The genome window cagagctgctgttataaaaaTTTTATGAAACCTGACCAATCCAAATCAAGAATTATGACGATTTCAGGTAACGTACTGCCTTTGCCACCGGGTTTGGAGCCGACTCTATGCTGGATGCTGACTGACCTGCCGAGGCCTGCGACACAGTGCACAGCCACACAGCAGCCTGGTTCCTCCATGAAGCGTCTCCTGAGGAGGCTCAGCCAGTCCTCTACCACCTTGGATGGAGGAGGAGCTCCATCATCAAACGGCCAGTCCTGCATCAGAAACACACGCCAGGTCACAACAGGGTCAGTACACGGCGTTTAGGTGTGAAAGTTTGCAAAAAATGTTTGGATACAACATTAtcagaatgtgtgtatgtgtatatctgATATCAGGGCTatgaaaatcacacacacacacgtgcagggAAGTTGACGTGGTCCAGCTGCCATGGGCAACGAGCTGTGCAGACAAACACACACGTCCACATAGGCACATACCCGAGTGAAAGAAAGCCACCAGTGTTTAACAACACTCTTCCaacccaccccaccccacacacacaaacaaacacaacccTAAGAAGAGGACACTGAGTAAATGCAGAACTGAGTGCGTGACACCTCCTTTAAAATGAATGCTGAAGATAAACACAGCCTTTGTGGTACtttgatactgtgtgtgtgtgtgtgtgtgtgtgtgtggatgaagATGTCATTTATGTTGGGGAAACAATCATGTCATGTTTGGTGTATAATTAGGTAGCAGATTATTTGTTGCACACATACACTCGGTCACGCACACGTGTTCGTAATCAGGGCTTGAAGAGCTCACAAGAATAAATAGTGTGATCAAGCTCATTAAAATCCGGCAGATATTCAACTTCAAAAGAACCAACACTCCTTTCAggattcacacacacacgccactgcTGATTGTACTCATGAGGGCTTTTGCTCATCACCACCCAATGTACCAAAAGGTTTTGGTCTCTTGAGTACCACagcgataaacacacacacactgcaggtgAAACAACGGTGTAAAAACCTGTAATCATCCCGTAGCTCCctctcaaacacacactccaAGGCCACGCCACACAAATTTAATAAATACTCTCTACATAATCATAAAGCCTTGCAACTGACCTTATAAAGTCTAGTAAAGTTCCATTCAGGTAGTAGTGTCACTAACATACAGGACCTTGcataaatattcatccccctgaaGTGCTTCCCTATTTTGTCATGTTACAACCTGGAAATGAAATGGTCTTATGATTATATATGTCGCAAATGTACAGAAACTAACCCATAATATCGACATACAAttaaaaggccacgcctccttcgctaggacagacagacagacagacaggtgtagAGGCCACACGTCCTTCGCTGGGACAGACAGAggtgcagaggccacgcctccttcactgggacaggCAGACAGACGCAGAGGCCACACGTCCTTCGCTGGGACAGACAGAggtgcagaggccacgcctccttcgctgggacagacagacagacagacagacagacgcagaGGCCACACGTCCTTCACTGGGACAGGCAGAggtgcagaggccacacctccttcgctgGGACAGGCAGAggtgcagaggccacacctccttcgctgGGAGGAGACTGATTCCAATCAATCACTGAATATTTAAACTCTTTTTAGAAATTATTATTAAATTCTTCACCAAGCTCTCTCTCTTAGTCAAGTACACATCGTATCCACTGACACACATCTCTCAGGTAGACATACGCACTTCAGCTGGGTATTGTTTGACCGAGTCGGGGCCAAACAGCAGTGTTATGAAACCGCTCTCTTTCACACTTGCCTTTCTCCTCACAAAGTCAGAGAAAAGAACTAAACAGAAcgagcaaaaaaaaaaggcagggagTGCTGAAGTGGAGGCCGTTTCCATGGCAACAGGGAAAACGTTGATGCCGGTAATTAGAAACACATGTCGAAGCTGTGAGGCGGGCGGCTCAGTGTGTACGTGCGGGCGTgcttgtgtgcgcgtgcgcgtttTATGGGGTGTGTGAGAACTTATCACGTATAACAGTGCCACATCGACGTGGAGAAAGTCTGCATGAACAGCTACAATGATTAACACAGAATTAATACCAGACTATAGTatagtgcgtgcgtgtacatatgtACGTAcgtacccccccacacacacacttgcacagcATGAATGTAAACACACTCACCACCACGGTGATGCCATCCTTCTCCAGGGGCGTTTTATCGTAGGtcacctcacacacacgcaccactGTTGTAGCACCGTACTTCTTCAAGTCCTGAgacacaagggggggggggatatttacAAATAATTTAAACATACACATCCAAATAAAAGTGCACCCCCTCACCCGAATATGGAGCCATTTGAATGAAGTAGATACAGTACAGTGAACTTCGATTGATTATGAGATTAGTGTGTGCATAGTGTAAAtctgcactcacattcacacacgcAGTGTACAGATGCAGCACCAGCGTCAGAACAGAGCACAAACACGACAAGCAACCCGCTAATGAAAAGCCGTTTCTCTGAAACATCTTCAAATCCTGCTTCACCGAAAACCCTCACATGCATGCTCACATCTGCCCCCTTCATCTGGCTgtttctctccccgtctccctccacgtctctctctccccgtctccctccacgtctctctctccccgtctccctccacgtctctctctccccgtctccctccccgt of Neoarius graeffei isolate fNeoGra1 chromosome 22, fNeoGra1.pri, whole genome shotgun sequence contains these proteins:
- the ptp4a3a gene encoding protein tyrosine phosphatase type IVA 3 isoform X3 — encoded protein: MARMNRPAPVEVCYKNMRFLITHNPTNSTLNSFKEDLKKYGATTVVRVCEVTYDKTPLEKDGITVVDWPFDDGAPPPSKVVEDWLSLLRRRFMEEPGCCVAVHCVAGLGRKRRGAINSKQLTYLEKYRPKQRLRYKHPHIFKSKCCIM
- the ptp4a3a gene encoding protein tyrosine phosphatase type IVA 3 isoform X4; this encodes MARMNRPAPVEVCYKNMRFLITHNPTNSTLNSFKEDLKKYGATTVVRVCEVTYDKTPLEKDGITVVDWPFDDGAPPPSKVVEDWLSLLRRRFMEEPGCCVAVHCVAGLGRSVSIQHRVGSKPGGKGRLQCWWLWLSLSVG